Proteins found in one Streptococcus criceti HS-6 genomic segment:
- the trhA gene encoding PAQR family membrane homeostasis protein TrhA: protein MNTATLKLSKQLTFGEEVANAVTHAVGSAAMLVLLPITASYSYQVFGLKAAVGMSVFVISLFLMFMSSTIYHSMQYASPQKYVLRIIDHSMIYIAIAGSYTPVALSLVGGWLGYLIIVLQWGTTIFGILYKIFAKKINEKFSLFLYLLMGWLVIFIIPAIITKTGPLFWSLMLAGGLSYTIGAFFYSRKRPYDHMIWHLFILLASALQYIAIVYCML from the coding sequence ATGAACACAGCAACTCTAAAACTCAGTAAACAATTAACCTTCGGTGAAGAAGTCGCCAATGCTGTAACCCACGCTGTCGGTTCGGCAGCTATGCTGGTCCTGTTACCGATTACGGCTTCTTACAGCTATCAAGTCTTTGGACTTAAGGCAGCGGTTGGCATGTCGGTCTTCGTCATCAGCCTCTTTCTCATGTTCATGTCCTCGACCATCTACCACTCCATGCAGTATGCCTCACCGCAAAAGTATGTCCTTCGGATTATTGACCACAGCATGATCTATATTGCCATCGCTGGCTCCTACACCCCGGTAGCCTTATCCTTGGTCGGTGGCTGGTTAGGTTATCTCATTATCGTCCTCCAATGGGGGACCACCATCTTTGGTATTTTGTATAAGATTTTTGCTAAAAAAATCAATGAGAAATTTAGCCTCTTTCTCTACCTACTCATGGGCTGGCTGGTGATTTTCATCATTCCAGCCATCATCACCAAGACTGGTCCGCTTTTTTGGAGTCTCATGTTAGCAGGCGGCCTTTCCTATACAATAGGTGCCTTCTTCTATTCCCGTAAACGTCCTTACGACCACATGATCTGGCATCTTTTTATCCTGCTGGCATCGGCCCTGCAATATATTGCTATTGTTTACTGTATGCTTTAA